From Grus americana isolate bGruAme1 chromosome 22, bGruAme1.mat, whole genome shotgun sequence, the proteins below share one genomic window:
- the PSME3 gene encoding proteasome activator complex subunit 3 isoform X2 gives MASLLKVDPEVDSFRERITSEAEDLVANFFPKKLLELDGFLKEPILNIHDLTQIHSDMNLPVPDPILLTNSHDGLDGPNMKKRKLEDREETFQGTKVFVMPNGMLKSNQQLVDIIEKVKPEIRLLIEKCNTVKMWVQLLIPRIEDGNNFGVSIQEETVAELRTVESEAASYLDQISRYYITRAKLVSKIAKYPHVEDYRRTVTEIDEKEYISLRLIISELRNQYVTLHDMILKNIEKIKRPRSSNAETLY, from the exons atggcctcgCTGCTCAAGGTGGACCCGGAG GTTGACTCCTTCAGGGAGCGGATCACGAGCGAG gCTGAAGACCTGGTGGCAAACTTTTTCCCAAAGAAGCTGTTAGAACTCGATGGGTTCCTTAAG gagCCTATCCTGAATATTCATGATCTCACTCAGATCCATTCAGACATGAACCTCCCAGTGCCTGACCCAATTCTTCTCACGAACAGCCACGATGGACTGGACGGG cCAAATATGAAAAAGAGGAAGCTGGAAGACCGCGAAGAGACCTTTCAGG GTACCAAAGTGTTCGTGATGCCCAACGGGATGCTGAAGAGCAACCAGCAGCTGGTGGACATCATTGAGAAAGTGAAGCCAGAAATCAGGCTGCTTATTGAGAAGTGTAATACG GTCAAAATGTGGGTGCAGCTTCTCATCCCCAGGATAGAAGATGGAAACAACTTTGGTGTTTCTATTCAG GAGGAAACAGTTGCTGAGCTTCGAACTGTGGAGAGTGAGGCAGCATCCTACCTGGACCAGATTTCTAG ATATTATATCACAAGAGCAAAGTTGGTTTCCAAAATAGCTAAGTACCCTCATGTG gaggACTACCGCCGCACAGTGACAGAGATCGATGAGAAGGAGTACATTAGTCTGCGCCTGATCATTTCAGAGCTGAGGAATCAATAC GTCACTTTGCATGACATGATCCTTAAAAACATTGAGAAGATCAAGAGGCCTCGGAGCAGCAATGCTGAGACCCTCTATTAA
- the LOC129195596 gene encoding cytochrome c oxidase assembly factor 3 homolog, mitochondrial, producing MAAPQEPGSDAAFARRIDPAREPGLSPEQRLLMAEVERVQRRRALQRRLRGRNALLALSIGAVAFGIYGYTFYSVSQERFLDELEQEAEAARARAQARAESAAS from the exons ATGGCGGCGCCGCAGGAGCCGGGTAGCGACGCGGCCTTTGCGCGGCGCATCGACCCGGCGCGGGAGCCGGGGCTCAGCCCCGAGCAGCGTCTTCTCATGGCGGAGGTGGAGCGCGTCCAGCGCCGCCGCGCTCTGCAGCGGCGGCTCCGTGGCCGCAACGCGCTGCTGGCGCTCAGCATCGGCGCGGTGGCGTTTGGCATCT aCGGTTACACCTTCTACTCGGTGTCGCAGGAGCGGTTCCTGGACgagctggagcaggaggcagaggcgGCGCGAGCGCGGGCACAAGCACGGGCCGAGAGCGCAGCGAGCTGA
- the PSME3 gene encoding proteasome activator complex subunit 3 isoform X1, producing MASLLKVDPEVKLKVDSFRERITSEAEDLVANFFPKKLLELDGFLKEPILNIHDLTQIHSDMNLPVPDPILLTNSHDGLDGPNMKKRKLEDREETFQGTKVFVMPNGMLKSNQQLVDIIEKVKPEIRLLIEKCNTVKMWVQLLIPRIEDGNNFGVSIQEETVAELRTVESEAASYLDQISRYYITRAKLVSKIAKYPHVEDYRRTVTEIDEKEYISLRLIISELRNQYVTLHDMILKNIEKIKRPRSSNAETLY from the exons atggcctcgCTGCTCAAGGTGGACCCGGAGGTGAAGCTCAAG GTTGACTCCTTCAGGGAGCGGATCACGAGCGAG gCTGAAGACCTGGTGGCAAACTTTTTCCCAAAGAAGCTGTTAGAACTCGATGGGTTCCTTAAG gagCCTATCCTGAATATTCATGATCTCACTCAGATCCATTCAGACATGAACCTCCCAGTGCCTGACCCAATTCTTCTCACGAACAGCCACGATGGACTGGACGGG cCAAATATGAAAAAGAGGAAGCTGGAAGACCGCGAAGAGACCTTTCAGG GTACCAAAGTGTTCGTGATGCCCAACGGGATGCTGAAGAGCAACCAGCAGCTGGTGGACATCATTGAGAAAGTGAAGCCAGAAATCAGGCTGCTTATTGAGAAGTGTAATACG GTCAAAATGTGGGTGCAGCTTCTCATCCCCAGGATAGAAGATGGAAACAACTTTGGTGTTTCTATTCAG GAGGAAACAGTTGCTGAGCTTCGAACTGTGGAGAGTGAGGCAGCATCCTACCTGGACCAGATTTCTAG ATATTATATCACAAGAGCAAAGTTGGTTTCCAAAATAGCTAAGTACCCTCATGTG gaggACTACCGCCGCACAGTGACAGAGATCGATGAGAAGGAGTACATTAGTCTGCGCCTGATCATTTCAGAGCTGAGGAATCAATAC GTCACTTTGCATGACATGATCCTTAAAAACATTGAGAAGATCAAGAGGCCTCGGAGCAGCAATGCTGAGACCCTCTATTAA
- the BECN1 gene encoding beclin-1: MEGSRPPACTTQVSFVCQRCSQPLKLDTSFKILDRLTIQELTAPLLTAAPARPGDAHEEDSALTEEAFAEHRQDGVSRRFIPPARMMSTESANSFTLIGEASDGGTMENLSRRLKVTGDLFDIMSGQTDVDHPLCEECTDTLLDQLDTQLNITENECQNYKRCLEILEQMNEDDKEKLQTELKELALEEEQLIQELEDVEKNRKIVAEDFERVRAEAERLEQEEAQYQKEYCEFKRQQLELDDELESVDNQMRYAQTQLDDLKKINVFNATFHIWHSGQFGTINNFRLGRLPSVPVEWNEINAAWGQTVLLLHALANKMGLKFQRYRLVPYGNHSYLESLTDKSKELPLYCSGGLRFFWDNKFDHAMVAFLDCVQQFKEEVEKGETRFCLPYRMDVEKGKIEDTGGNGGSYSIKTQFNSEEQWTKALKFMLTNLKWGLAWVSSQFYNK, encoded by the exons ATGGAGGGGAGCCGGCCGCCCGCCTGCACCACGCAGGTCAGCTTCGTCTGCCAGCGCTGCAGCCAGCCGCTGAAGCTCGACACCTCCTTCAAGATCCTCGACCGCCTCACCATCCAGGAGCTCACCG ccccgctgctgACCGCcgcccctgcccggcccgggGACGCGCACGAAGAGGACAGTGCCCTGACGGAG GAAGCCTTCGCGGAGCACCGGCAGGATGGCGTGTCCAGGAGGTTCATCCCGCCGGCCAG AATGATGTCAACAGAAAGCGCCAACAGTTTCACGCTGATCGGAGAGGCGTCAGATGGCGGCACGATGGAAAACCTCAGCCGGAGACTGAAG GTCACCGGCGACCTCTTTGACATTATGTCTGGGCAGACCGATGTGGACCACCCTCTGTGCGAGGAATGCACGGACACGCTGCTAGACCAACTAGACACGCAGCTCAACATCACAGAGAACGAGTGTCAGAACTACAA GAGGTGTCTGGAGATCCTGGAGCAAATGAACGAGGATGATAAGGAGAAACTGCAGACAGAACTGAAAGAACTTGCGTTGGAGGAAGAGCAACTGATTCAGGAGCTAGAGGACGTTGAGAAGAACCGCAAGATTGTGGCTGAAGACTTCGAGAGAGtcagggcagaggcagagcgGCTGGAGCAGGAAGAAGCTCA GTATCAGAAAGAATACTGTGAATTCAAGAGGCAACAACTGGAGCTAGATGATGAGCTGGAAAGTGTGGACAACCAAATGCGCTACGCCCAAACGCAGTTGGatgatttaaagaaaatcaatgtGTTCAATGCAACCTTTCACATCTG GCACAGCGGTCAGTTTGGCACAATAAATAACTTCAGACTTGGCCGTCTCCCCAGCGTTCCCGTGGAATGGAATGAGATCAACGCTGCCTGGGGGCAGACTGTGCTGCTGCTACATGCCCTTGCCAACAAAATGGGCCTGAAGTTTCAAAG ATACCGTCTTGTACCATACGGCAACCACTCGTACTTGGAGTCCCTCACGGACAAATCGAAG GAGCTCCCCTTGTACTGCTCTGGAGGCCTAAGGTTCTTCTGGGACAACAAGTTTGATCACGCAATGGTGGCTTTCCTGGACTGCGTGCAGCAATTTAAAGAGGAAGTGGAAAAAGGCGAAACTCGGTTTTGTTTGCCTTACAG GATGGACGTGGAGAAAGGGAAGATTGAAGACACAGGTGGCAACGGTGGCTCTTACTCTATTAAAACACAATTTAACTCTGAGGAGCAATGGACAAAAGCACTAAAGTTCATGTTAACTAACCTGAAGTGGGGTCTTGCCTGGGTCTCATCCCAATTCTACAACAAGTGA
- the CNTD1 gene encoding LOW QUALITY PROTEIN: cyclin N-terminal domain-containing protein 1 (The sequence of the model RefSeq protein was modified relative to this genomic sequence to represent the inferred CDS: substituted 1 base at 1 genomic stop codon): MKRRGAVKVIIVLKVSELNCXMGSQVQAAAQCRDPGPVFGKIAPEIIEDTLIRLATENEQYLSELPGQAGCFKETRIVEFIFLLSEKWHLDQSARYQAVELLERFMIKQVEQICKSSRENVKSREQGQGSSWSSLKHQIYDTFVLRLVSCIQLASKLSLHYNIVNSDTALKFLQSLKYSYTKQELLESELAVLKTLHFQINVSTPLVYVELLLEVLGHNGCLLPAKPLHQMCTQLLDFSYLTRDTIYDTLLKIAIENSTPSKLQVVKFLTVKEDFMLLAVGIISTSVFVLNPGQWKQVVEHLNCITGITSQSILEFSYAVLKHIVGSSTAKQHSRNSGTKPLEKRIMPLK, encoded by the exons ATGAAGCGCCGCGGTGCTGTTAAAGTAATTATCGTCCTTAAGGTCTCTGAGCTGAACTGCTGAATGGGCTCCCAGGTGCAAGCAGCGGCCCAGTGCCGTGACCCAGGCCCCGTCTTCGGCAAAATCGCGCCTGAGATTATTGAGGATACGCTGATCCGTTTGGCCACGGAAAACGAACAGTACCTGAGCGAGCTGCCGGGTCAGGCTGGATGCTTCAAAGAGACACGGATAGTGG aatttaTATTCCTTTTGTCTGAAAAATGGCACTTGGACCAATCGGCAAGGTACCAAGCAGTAGAGTTACTCGAAAG GTTTATGATCAAGCAAGTAGAACAAATCTGTAAGTCCTCCAGAGAGAATGTTAAAAGTCGTGAACAAGGacaaggcagcagctggagctctCTGAAACATCAGATATACGACACGTTTGTCCTGAGACTTGTGTCGTGCATTCAGCTTGCAAGCAAACTTTCCTTACACTATAAT ATAGTTAACAGTGACACAGCTTTAAAATTTCTACAGTCCTTAAAATACTCATACACTAAACAGGAATTGCTTGAGTCAGAGcttgctgttttaaaaactcTGCACTTCCAGATCAACGTGTCAACTCCTTTGGTTTATGTGGAATTGCTTCTAGAGGTTTTAG GACATAACGGCTGCTTGCTTCCTGCAAAACCATTACATCAGATGTGTACGCAACTATTAGACTTCTCCTATCTTACAAGAGATACCATCTACGACACTTTGCTGAAGATTGCCATTGAAAATTCGACACCAAGCAAACTGCAGGT AGTGAAGTTTTTGACAGTAAAGGAAGACTTCATGCTCCTGGCTGTTGGAATCATCAGCACAAGCGTGTTCGTACTAAACCCTGGGCAATGGAAGCAG gttgtgGAGCATTTAAACTGTATCACTGGCATTACTTCACAAAGTATCTTAGAGTTTTCTTACGCAGTACTGAAACACATCGTTGGCAGTTCCACTGCAAAGCAGCACTCCAGGAACAGTGGAACAAAACCTCTAGAGAAGAGAATTATGCCTCTTAAGTAG